One Candidatus Zixiibacteriota bacterium genomic window, TCCTTTAATCGATTAAGGAGATCAAAGTCAGGACGCACAGCATATTTCCGAGATCTAATGTAAACCTCCGAGCCATTCTCACAAGCGGCCAGCAAAACCGGGGTAGCCCCCTTATAATCCTCCAAAGCGGCCAACGCCTGCTCAATAGTACTATCGGAGCAGTTCTTTTCCACCTTTATAACCAATTGACAGTTAAAACGTTCCGCCAGTTTCTCGAGAGCCAGAACTTCGCTGCCGACTACTTTTGGGGCCTCCCCTTCGCGAGTTGACACTTTGCCGATCACAAGCACCATCTGATCCACCGCGATCAACTCCTTGAACTTGTCGTAACAATCGGAGAAGAATATCAGTTCCAGAGAACCGGTATAATCCTCCATAGTTACGAAAGCCATCATGTTGCCGCGCTTATCGATCATCGTCTTAACAACGGCGATTATCCCGCCCAGCGTGACCTCTCGACCGTCGGTCGCCTGGCCGAGTCGATCGGTGGCGAAAGATGTGAAAGCCTTCAACTCGTCCCGGTACTTATCCAGTGGATGACCGGACACATAGAATCCGAGCACCGTCTTTTCGTTGGTGAGGCGCTCCGAAGTTGTCCATTCCGGAATGTCCGGCAGGGAAGGAGCAGTGCGTGAGATAGTGCCGGAGTCATCAGCAAAGAGATCATGGGTCGAGGTCTCCTCGCCTACCTTGTGGCCGTACTCCAGCATCGCCTCTACGGCTTGATGTTGCGCAGCCCGGTGGCCTTCTAGAGAGTCACAGGCTCCCGCCGAAACCATCGATTCCAACGTTCTGCGGTTGAGAGACTTCAGGGGTACACGGCTAACAAGGTCGGGCAGATCCGAAAACGATCCATCAATCTCGCGTTCAGTGACAATTGCCTGCGCCGGTCCTTCACCAACATTCTTCACCGCCTGAAGGCCAAATCTGATCCGACCGTCCACGACCGAGAAATCAGTCTTTGAATGATTTACATCCGGGGGCAACACTTCGATATTCATTCTGCGACACTCTTCAAGCAGGGCGCAAATGCGGTCGGAATCGTTGATTTCGGACGACATCAGCGCAGCCATAAACTCTCGAGGGTAGTATCGTTTCAGCCACGCTGTCTGGTAGGCGACATAAGCGTAGCAGGTGGAATGCGCTTTGTTGAATCCGTAACGAGCAAAAGTCTCAATCTGGTTGAAGACCTCTTCGGAAATCTTGCGGTCGATCTTTAGTTCATCAGCCCCGGCCAGGAATTCTTTCTTTTGACCGGCCATGAGATCAGCGTCTTTCTTACCCATCGCTTTACGCAACAGGTCCGCTTTGCCCATAGAATAACCAGCCAGCGAGTTGGCAATCTTGAGCACCTGTTCCTGAAATACGATGACACCGTAGGTCGAACCGAGTATCTGTTTCAGAATGGGATGCAAAAACTCGACTTTCTGGTGTCCGAGTTTACACTCGATATATTTGTCAATCATACCCGAGTCGAGTGGACCCGGTCGATACAGGGCATTCATGGCAGTGATATCGGTGAACGTTTCCGGCGACAGTTTACGCATATACTCGCGCATTCCGGCTGACTCAAACTGGAAAACGCCGATCGTCTCGCCCCGGGCAAAAAGCTCGAACACTCCGGCATCATCCAGAGTGACATTCTCGATGTCAATATCCGCGTCGGGATAATTTCCGCTGATCATCCGCAGGGCATCATCAATCACGGTCAGGGTGCGCAACCCGAGGAAATCCATCTTCAGAAGACCAATCTTCTCGACCATCTTCATGTCGTACTGGGTTGTGATTTCGTCCTTGCTGCCTTTGAACAACGGCACATAGTCGGTCAGTGCTGAGGGAGCGATAACGACTCCGGCAGCGTGAGTGGAACAATGACGCGCCAGACCTTCGAGCGTAAGGCCGAAATTGATAAGACGTTCGACCCGCTTGTCATCGTCCCTCAGTTCAGCTAGTTCTGGTACTTTGTCGAGTGCCGCTTGAAGTGTCACTCCCGGTCCTTCGGGAACCATTTTGGCGATCTTGTCTACGTCGCTGTATGGCATTGCCAGTACTCGACCGACATCGCGAATCACAGCCCGGGCGGCCATCGTACCAAAAGTGATTATCTGGCAGACATTGTCCTTGCCGTACTTCTCGATGACATACTTGATAATTTTATCGCGACCGCGATCGGCGAAGTCGATATCAATATCCGGCATCGAGATTCGTTCCGGATTGAGGAACCGCTCGAAGAGCAGTTCGAACTTCATGGGATCAACTGTCGTGATATTCAACGCATAGGACACAATTGATCCTGCCGCCGAACCACGCCCCGGACCCACTCGAATATTCTGTTCGCGGGCATAGTCACAGAAATCTTTGACAATCAGAAAATACCCCGCATAGCCCATTTGTTTGATCACGCTCAGTTCATAATCCAGCCGTTTCTGAATTTCATCGGTGATCTCGTCGTAGCAACGGGCAAGGCCTTCCATGCATAGATCGAGGAGATAGTCATCAGGTCCTTTGAAGGTCTTGGGAATTGGGAAGACCGGCAGCAGTAATTTCCCCATCTCAAGTTCAAGGCTGCATTTTTCGGCGATACGGACCGTATTCTCCAGCGCTTCCTTGAAATCCCCGAAAAGCTCCTCCATCTCCTCGGCCGATTTGAAATAGAGCTCCTCTGTCCCGTAGCGCATACGGTTGGTGTCTTCCACCATTTTGCCGGTTTGAATACAAAGCAGAGCGTCATGTGCGGCATGGTCCTGTTTATGCAGGTAATGACAATCGTTGGTAACCACCAGAGGGATACCTGTCTCGCGGGAGATCGCCGCCATTTTGGGGATGATGGCCTGCTCGGCCTCTATACCGTGGTTCTGAAGTTCGAGATAAAAATTGCCTTCGCCGAATATTTCACCAAGCTCTCTGGCTGCAATAACGGCCGCATCGGTATTCCCATTGTGCAAATGCCAGCTCACTTCCCCTTTGAGACAAGCCGAGGTAGCAATAAGCCCCTCGCTATGTTCACGGAGAAGCTCCTTGTCGATACGCGGGCGATGATAGAACCCTTCGCGGAATCCGGCTGAACTGAGTTTCATAAGGTTCTTGTAGCCGGTCTGGTTCTTTACCAGCAACACAAGATGATACCCGCCATCGGGATAGACCTGTGAGGGTTTTCGTTCGAAGCGACTTCCGCCTGCTATATAGGCTTCGGTTCCGATAACTGGTTTAATCCCTGCTTTGGTTGCCTTGAGATAGAACTCAACTGCTCCGAACATGTTGCCATGATCGGTGATGGCCAGTGCGGGCATTTTGAACTCTTTGGCCAATGCGATGACGGCATCAAGGCGACAAGCTCCATCAAGCAGGGAATACTGGGAGTGGGTGTGAAGATGGACGAAGTTGGCAAATGGCATTAGTCAGGCGTGTTCGAGTTAGGGTTCAGACGATAAAATGGGTCCATCCGGACCCGAATCGTTACAATTCTATCAACCACCTAATCTCTTCAATAATCCTCCTCCGGTCAATCTCTTTTTGAGGGGAGGGCAGGCATCGCCTGTTTTTATCGGCTGGGTAGCCGACTCAAATTTGTTTAGGCTGGATTAGTATTGCAGGGCACCGAGTAGCTTCACCGAGTGCCAGCGCTCATTTGGCTGCTGCTATTGATTCCTCAACAAAGTCGAAATACTTCTTGGTGTTTTCGAACTTTAATTCTGTACCGAACGGTATCGGCAGATCTTTTAGCAATTCCAAGAATTTCTTCTTGGGATCAGGCAGTTTGTTATCGTCGCCAAAGAACCTTCCGGCCCAAGAGATAGTGTACAACTCAAGATCAGGACCGTCCTTCATTGGAACAGGATAGAAGAAACCGAGCTCTGGTATGAGGATTTTACGATCCCCGAAATGAAATTCCAGAGTATTATTGGTTTTGGGTGTACTATGTAAGCCCATCCAATCTGATTGTTCATACCAGGAGGCAGCATCTGAAACAGCTTCTCCCATAACAGTATTGCTCTTAGGCTCTTCAATATATGAACCAATGGAAAAAGCCCCTCTGTAGAGAATGCCCTCACATAGAGAATGATAAAGGTAGTTCCGCATCAGCATAATACTAAGAATGAGGTGTCCCATGTAACGCTCTTTATTGCT contains:
- a CDS encoding DNA polymerase III subunit alpha, with the translated sequence MPFANFVHLHTHSQYSLLDGACRLDAVIALAKEFKMPALAITDHGNMFGAVEFYLKATKAGIKPVIGTEAYIAGGSRFERKPSQVYPDGGYHLVLLVKNQTGYKNLMKLSSAGFREGFYHRPRIDKELLREHSEGLIATSACLKGEVSWHLHNGNTDAAVIAARELGEIFGEGNFYLELQNHGIEAEQAIIPKMAAISRETGIPLVVTNDCHYLHKQDHAAHDALLCIQTGKMVEDTNRMRYGTEELYFKSAEEMEELFGDFKEALENTVRIAEKCSLELEMGKLLLPVFPIPKTFKGPDDYLLDLCMEGLARCYDEITDEIQKRLDYELSVIKQMGYAGYFLIVKDFCDYAREQNIRVGPGRGSAAGSIVSYALNITTVDPMKFELLFERFLNPERISMPDIDIDFADRGRDKIIKYVIEKYGKDNVCQIITFGTMAARAVIRDVGRVLAMPYSDVDKIAKMVPEGPGVTLQAALDKVPELAELRDDDKRVERLINFGLTLEGLARHCSTHAAGVVIAPSALTDYVPLFKGSKDEITTQYDMKMVEKIGLLKMDFLGLRTLTVIDDALRMISGNYPDADIDIENVTLDDAGVFELFARGETIGVFQFESAGMREYMRKLSPETFTDITAMNALYRPGPLDSGMIDKYIECKLGHQKVEFLHPILKQILGSTYGVIVFQEQVLKIANSLAGYSMGKADLLRKAMGKKDADLMAGQKKEFLAGADELKIDRKISEEVFNQIETFARYGFNKAHSTCYAYVAYQTAWLKRYYPREFMAALMSSEINDSDRICALLEECRRMNIEVLPPDVNHSKTDFSVVDGRIRFGLQAVKNVGEGPAQAIVTEREIDGSFSDLPDLVSRVPLKSLNRRTLESMVSAGACDSLEGHRAAQHQAVEAMLEYGHKVGEETSTHDLFADDSGTISRTAPSLPDIPEWTTSERLTNEKTVLGFYVSGHPLDKYRDELKAFTSFATDRLGQATDGREVTLGGIIAVVKTMIDKRGNMMAFVTMEDYTGSLELIFFSDCYDKFKELIAVDQMVLVIGKVSTREGEAPKVVGSEVLALEKLAERFNCQLVIKVEKNCSDSTIEQALAALEDYKGATPVLLAACENGSEVYIRSRKYAVRPDFDLLNRLKELLGDSCAYLRPINIKEQLH